A stretch of DNA from Phycisphaerae bacterium:
GGCCGGCCCCGCGCCGAATCCTGCCGGTGACCTGCCCGCACCGTGGCATCTCTGATCCGTAATAAGGGTTGGCGACTTCCTCCGATGTTTGCAGCCAATCGGCGTCCACCATCGGGCAATGAACCGTGAAGAGCGTCACATCGACCGGCGGGCGAGCGCGCAGAAGTTCGATGGTCTTCGCGCTAAGCGTCTTGAGAATGCCGCGCTGGCCCTTCAAGTCCGCGCCGGTCATCTTCTTGCCCAGTGCGGCGATCTCCGAAGCCAGCGATTTGACCGGCTCCTCGGCGTGCTCCGTGAGGGCCTTCGCTTCGTGGCCCACGTGCGCGATGGCGCCTGAGTCGGACTTGTCCTTCGCCAACAACTCCACGAGTGCCGCATAAGCGCGGGCCACGCCGTCGGTGGAAGGGCCGCTCGCTCGGGCCGGCGCCGATGTCGTAGCCTCGACTACGCGGCCGACCGGCAGACGGATGCTCGCGTTCGCGTACATGCCCGGCTTGAGTTTGAAATCCGGATTGCTGATCTCAACGCGAGCAGCCAGCGTCCGCGTTGCCGGATCGACCGTATACGAAATGAACGTAATCGTCCCGGCGAAGATCTCGTTGGGGTATGCAACACTGGTGACTTCGACTGCTGTGCCTACCTGCACGCCGCTGATCTGGTCCTCGAAGACCTTCGCCTGCATCCACACATTGCTCAGATCGGCAATTGTGAGAACGTCCGTTCCCTCGTCGACGTATCCCCCTTCCAGCACTTTTTTCTCGGTGACGATCCCCTCGATCGGCGAATAGATTGTCAGGTGCGTGTCCGCCTTGCCGCGCCGGATGATCTCCTCGACCTGAGCCTCAGTGATGCCCCAAAGGACGAGTTTTCGCCGGGCCGCTTCCAGAACCGACGCGCCGACCGCCGTGTCAAATTGGCTTCCGGCGCGGTCCTCCCTCATCTGGCGCATGGCCACGAGCAGTTCGTCCTGTGCGACGAGCAGATCGGGGCTGTAAATCCAAACCAACGGGTCGCCCTTGTTCACCTTTTGGCCGACATAGTTGACGATCAGCCTGTCGAGACGCCCCTTAATCCTCGACGCAATGAACGCTCGGCGAGTCTCATCATATTCGACGATTCCAACGGTCCTGATCTCTCGACTCAGCAGCCGCCGCTCGACCGCCGACGTGGCAATGCGGCCCATCTGGACCTTCTGCGGACTCATCTGGACCTGCGCCAGCACGCCTTCAGCCAGTTCCTTGCGTCCTGTCTTGGCGCGTTTCGCCAGCGGCATCCCGCAGATCGGACAGTTGCCAGGCTCGCCGCGGACGATGTTGGGATGCATCGGACAGTAGTATTCGATCTCCTGAGCCTGCACCGTCTCAGGCATTTCGGCCGGTCGGCGCCATCGGTCGTAATAGTTCTGGAGCCGCTCCCAGTTGGCCGCGACCAAACCGACCAGCACCATCAGGAAGATGAAGCGCAGCCGCACGTTCATAATTCGAACGAACGCCC
This window harbors:
- a CDS encoding efflux RND transporter periplasmic adaptor subunit, producing MSEERPSSGLLSSSHPSVMGRVWAFVRIMNVRLRFIFLMVLVGLVAANWERLQNYYDRWRRPAEMPETVQAQEIEYYCPMHPNIVRGEPGNCPICGMPLAKRAKTGRKELAEGVLAQVQMSPQKVQMGRIATSAVERRLLSREIRTVGIVEYDETRRAFIASRIKGRLDRLIVNYVGQKVNKGDPLVWIYSPDLLVAQDELLVAMRQMREDRAGSQFDTAVGASVLEAARRKLVLWGITEAQVEEIIRRGKADTHLTIYSPIEGIVTEKKVLEGGYVDEGTDVLTIADLSNVWMQAKVFEDQISGVQVGTAVEVTSVAYPNEIFAGTITFISYTVDPATRTLAARVEISNPDFKLKPGMYANASIRLPVGRVVEATTSAPARASGPSTDGVARAYAALVELLAKDKSDSGAIAHVGHEAKALTEHAEEPVKSLASEIAALGKKMTGADLKGQRGILKTLSAKTIELLRARPPVDVTLFTVHCPMVDADWLQTSEEVANPYYGSEMPRCGQVTGRIRRGAGHQSGEFAEGYFCPIYPDRLFEEPRECPIDKFPMKFVRVEKVLAVPATAVINTGTRTVVYRESAPGTYDMLEVRLGPKAGDFFPVESGLKAGERVATAGAFIVDAENRLNPAAGVQYFGASGGSSGGEQKQHQHGG